The Acomys russatus chromosome 1, mAcoRus1.1, whole genome shotgun sequence genome has a window encoding:
- the LOC127197733 gene encoding 60S acidic ribosomal protein P1-like, translated as MVLNNQLNLEQSCKRLSPGEISDPAQPFSQAACALQLPSRLPEKEAAVSCSEKPAFSFDIFSQEILRIPRILNLNLAFQGVEPAVHNIDSISELTCIYSALILQDDQVTAMEAKINVLIKAASVNVEPFWPSLFGKALANVNIGSLICNVGAAGPAPAAGAAPLGGPAPATAAAPAEEKKVEAKKEESEESDDDMGFGLFD; from the exons ATGGTATTAAATAACCAA CTGAACCTCGAGCAGTCCTGCAAGAGGCTGAGCCCCGGAGAAATTTCTGACCCTGCACAACCCTTCAGCCAGGCAGCCTGTGCTCTGCAGCTGCCCTCCAGGCTGCCC gagaaggaggcagcagtGAGCTGCAGTGAGAAGCCAGCTTTCTCATTTGACATATTCTCACAGGAAATTCTGAGGATTCCGAGAATTCTAAATCTGAATCTGGCCTTTCAGGGTGTCGAG CCGGCAGTTCACAACATTGACTCCATATCCGAGCTCACCTGCATCTACTCCGCCCTCATTCTTCAGGACGACCAGGTGACGGCCATGGAGGCTAAGATCAATGTCCTCATTAAAGCAGCCAGTGTCAACGTCGAACCTTTCTGGCCTAGCTTGTTCGGAAAGGCCCTGGCCAATGTTAACATTGGGAGCCTCATCTGCAATGTAGGGGCTGCTGGGCCAGCTCCAGCAGCTGGAGCTGCACCATTAGGAGGTCCTGCGCCAGCCACCGCTGCTGCCccagctgaggagaagaaagtggaagcaaagaaggaagaatctgagGAGTCTGATGACGACATGGGCTTTGGTCTTTTTGACTAA